The following proteins are co-located in the Betta splendens chromosome 9, fBetSpl5.4, whole genome shotgun sequence genome:
- the dgki gene encoding diacylglycerol kinase iota isoform X3 — MDPQAKDRTGAETGGFGGRLASLGADGGDSESGAGSEDAAVGCCSDTFSSLPDMEQDTLEEKLRGLAFRKQTSYRKAISRSGLQHLGPPQPSLPPASNGPNKDLRTGVDWTENAVNGDHVWMETSCSGELCYLGEDACLLKTASAPRRKCAACKIVVHTGCIEQLEKINFRCKPTFREGGSRCLRDQNILRHHWVHRRRQEGKCRQCGKSFQQKFFHSKEIIAISCSWCKQAFHNKVTCFMLHQIEEPCSLGAHAGVIVPPSWIIKVRKPQSSLKNSARRKKRTSFKRRASKKGLDESKWRPFMLKPLPSPLMKPILVFVNPKSGGNQGAKVLQMFMWILNPRQVFDLSQGGLREALELYRKVPNLRILACGGDGTVGWILSTLDELQMNPQPPVAVLPLGTGNDLARTLNWGGGYTDEPVSKVLCHVEDGSVVQLDRWNLLVEKSSAQPEEGTQKLPLNVFNNYFSLGFDAHVTLEFHESREANPEKFNSRFRNKMFYAGAAFSDFLQRSSRDLSKHVRVVCDGTDLTPKIQELKFQCIVFLNIPRYCAGTMPWGNTGDHRDFEPQRHDDGCIEVIGFTMASLAALQVGGHGERLHQCREVVLTTFKTVPVQVDGEPCRLAPSTLRISLRNQANMVQKSKRRTSVPLLNDIQKVCAADLRRLSAPPDSFSVPHAVPDRLRLRVNRISLQEYDRLQYDKERLRDISIPVGIVVVRGDCDLETCRLYIDRLQEDLHQAPPTGHRVHYQDENRGIPRTSSSSRLSPNWSFLDSTSADRFYRIDKAQEHLHFVTEICQDELFILDHEVPVASQGPSTGMPDLVVEPTAGVPLTSDEQAEDSWTVISRTCVFPALLTAARSGDVSMLSECVRQGVSLVVRDSGGCSALHIAAQNGHTDVVSFILQQGSKVLLDLTDREKGDTALHKAASEKQHAVCRLLVEAGASLEKTNFQGKTPADQADGDSELATYLSAHPTSSAPREDLETAV; from the exons GAAAGCGATCTCCCGTTCAGGCCTCCAGCACCTCGGACCTCCCCAGCCCTCCCTGCCACCTGCGTCCAACGGCCCCAACAAAGATCTGCGCACCGGCGTGGACTGGACG GAGAACGCTGTGAATGGGGATCATGTATGGATGGAGACGAGCTGCTCGGGAGAGCTCTGTTATCTCGGAGAGGACGCCTGCCTGCTGAAGACCGCA TCGGCCCCCAGGAGGAAATGTGCAGCCTGTAAGATCGTTGTACACACCGGCTGCATAGAGCAACTAGAAAAG ATTAACTTCCGATGTAAGCCAACCTTTAGAGAGGGGGGGTCTCGGTGCCTCAGAGAT CAGAACATACTGAGACATCACTGGgtccacagaagaagacaggAGGGGAAATGCAGACAGTGTGGAAAG AGTTTTCAGCAGAAGTTTTTCCACAGTAAAGAAATCATTGCCATCAGTTGTTCCTGGTGTAAACAGGCT TTCCACAACAAGGTGACGTGTTTCATGCTGCACCAAATTGAGGAGCCGTGTTCACTGGGGGCCCACGCTGGAGTCATAGTCCCTCCCTCCTGGATCATCAAAGTCAGGAAACCACAG AGCTCGCTTAAGAACTCTGCCAGGAGAAAAAAGCGGACATCTTTCAAACGAAGGGCAAGCAAAAAGGGACTAGAT GAGTCCAAGTGGCGTCCGTTCATGTTGAAGCCTCTCCCATCTCCTCTCATGAAGCCCATCTTGGTTTTTGTAAATCCCAAGAGTGGGGGCAACCAG GGTGCCAAGGTCTTACAGATGTTCATGTGGATTCTGAACCCTCGACAAGTCTTTGACCTGTCACAAGGCGGCCTGCGAGAGGC GTTGGAATTGTATCGTAAGGTGCCAAATCTGAGGATCCTGGCCTGTGGAGGGGACGGCACG GTGGGGTGGATCCTGTCCACTCTAGATGAGCTGCAGATGAACCCCCAGCCTCCGGTCGCTGTGCTTCCTTTAGGAACGGGAAATGACCTTGCCAGGACGCTCAACTGGGGTGGG GGTTACACAGACGAGCCAGTGTCCAAGGTTCTGTGTCATGTGGAGGACGGTTCTGTTGTGCAGCTGGACCGGTGGAACCTGCTGGTAGAGAAGAGTTCGGCCCAGCCAGAGGAGGGCACGCAGAAG CTGCCTCTGAACGTGTTCAACAACTACTTCAGCCTCGGCTTCGACGCTCACGTCACCCTGGAGTTCCACGAGTCAAGAG AGGCCAACCCAGAAAAGTTCAACAGTCGTTTCCGCAACAAGATGTTCTATGCAGGA gCTGCATTCTCAGATTTCCTCCAGAGGAGCTCCAGGGACTTATCCAAGCACGTCAGAGTGGTG TGTGATGGAACTGATCTGACACCCAAGATCCAAGAGCTTAAATTCCAGTGCATTGTGTTTCTCAACATTCCCag GTACTGTGCCGGCACCATGCCGTGGGGAAACACGGGCGACCACCGGGACTTCGAGCCGCAGCGGCACGACGACGGCTGCATCGAGGTCATCGGCTTCACCATGGCCTCGCTG GCGGCGCTACAGGTCGGCGGGCACGGAGAGCGACTCCACCAGTGCAGGGAAGTGGTTCTCACAACCTTCAAGACTGTACCTGTGCAG GTGGACGGCGAGCCCTGTCGACTGGCGCCCTCCACTCTCCGCATCTCCCTTCGAAATCAGGCCAACATGGTCCAGAAGAGCAAGAGACGCACCTCAGTGCCCCTGCTCAACGA TATTCAGAAGGTGTGTGCAGCTGATCTGCGCCGCCTCTCTGCTCCCCCCGACTCCTTCTCTGT TCCTCATGCAGTTCCCGATCGCCTGCGTCTTCGGGTGAATCGGATCAGCCTCCAGGAGTACGACAGGCTGCAGTACGACAAAGAGCGGCTACGTGACATCT CCATCCCTGTAGGTATTGTGGTGGTGAGAGGAGACTGTGACCTGGAGACGTGCAGACTCTATATCGATAGACTTCAGGAG GACTTACACCAGGCGCCACCTACTGGCCACAGAGTGCACTATCAG GATGAAAATAGAGGCATCCCCAGGACCAGTTCATCCAGCAGACTCTCCCCCAACTGGAGCTTCTTAGATT ccacATCAGCTGATCGATTTTATCGCATTGACAAAGCTCAA gagcACCTTCACTTTGTAACAGAGATTTGTCAAGACGAGTTGTTTATCCTGGATCACGAGGTACCTGTGGCGAGCCAGGGACCGTCCACGGGCATGCCCGACCTTGTGGTGGAACCCACTGCTGG GGTTCCCTTGACTTCTGATGAGCAAG cagaagACAGTTGGACAGTTATCTCACGTACCTGCGTTTTTCCAGCTCTGCTGACAGCTGCCAGATCTGGAGACGTTTCCATG CTCTCGGAGTGCGTCCGTCAAGGCGTCAGCTTGGTGGTTCGAGACTCAGGAGGCTGCTCAGCGTTACACATAGCGGCGCAGAACGGACACACAGACGTGGTCAGCTTCATTCTGCAACAGG GTTCCAAGGTTCTTCTGGAtctcacagacagagagaa AGGGGACACCGCCTTGCACAAAGCGGCCTCAGAGAAGCAGCATGCAGTGTGTCGATTGCTCGTGGAGGCGGGAGCGTCGCTCGAGAAGACCAACTTCCAG GGAAAGACACCGGCGGACCAAGCGGACGGGGACTCTGAGCTCGCCACCTACCTGAGCGCCCACCCAACGTCTTCTGCCCCCCGCGAGGACCTGGAGACGGCCGTCTGA
- the dgki gene encoding diacylglycerol kinase iota isoform X5 yields MDPQAKDRTGAETGGFGGRLASLGADGGDSESGAGSEDAAVGCCSDTFSSLPDMEQDTLEEKLRGLAFRKQTSYRKAISRSGLQHLGPPQPSLPPASNGPNKDLRTGVDWTENAVNGDHVWMETSCSGELCYLGEDACLLKTAKSAPRRKCAACKIVVHTGCIEQLEKINFRCKPTFREGGSRCLRDQNILRHHWVHRRRQEGKCRQCGKSFQQKFFHSKEIIAISCSWCKQAFHNKVTCFMLHQIEEPCSLGAHAGVIVPPSWIIKSSLKNSARRKKRTSFKRRASKKGLDESKWRPFMLKPLPSPLMKPILVFVNPKSGGNQGAKVLQMFMWILNPRQVFDLSQGGLREALELYRKVPNLRILACGGDGTVGWILSTLDELQMNPQPPVAVLPLGTGNDLARTLNWGGGYTDEPVSKVLCHVEDGSVVQLDRWNLLVEKSSAQPEEGTQKLPLNVFNNYFSLGFDAHVTLEFHESREANPEKFNSRFRNKMFYAGAAFSDFLQRSSRDLSKHVRVVCDGTDLTPKIQELKFQCIVFLNIPRYCAGTMPWGNTGDHRDFEPQRHDDGCIEVIGFTMASLAALQVGGHGERLHQCREVVLTTFKTVPVQVDGEPCRLAPSTLRISLRNQANMVQKSKRRTSVPLLNDIQKVCAADLRRLSAPPDSFSVPHAVPDRLRLRVNRISLQEYDRLQYDKERLRDISIPVGIVVVRGDCDLETCRLYIDRLQEDLHQAPPTGHRVHYQDENRGIPRTSSSSRLSPNWSFLDSTSADRFYRIDKAQEHLHFVTEICQDELFILDHEVPVASQGPSTGMPDLVVEPTAGVPLTSDEQAEDSWTVISRTCVFPALLTAARSGDVSMLSECVRQGVSLVVRDSGGCSALHIAAQNGHTDVVSFILQQGSKVLLDLTDREKGDTALHKAASEKQHAVCRLLVEAGASLEKTNFQGKTPADQADGDSELATYLSAHPTSSAPREDLETAV; encoded by the exons GAAAGCGATCTCCCGTTCAGGCCTCCAGCACCTCGGACCTCCCCAGCCCTCCCTGCCACCTGCGTCCAACGGCCCCAACAAAGATCTGCGCACCGGCGTGGACTGGACG GAGAACGCTGTGAATGGGGATCATGTATGGATGGAGACGAGCTGCTCGGGAGAGCTCTGTTATCTCGGAGAGGACGCCTGCCTGCTGAAGACCGCA AAGTCGGCCCCCAGGAGGAAATGTGCAGCCTGTAAGATCGTTGTACACACCGGCTGCATAGAGCAACTAGAAAAG ATTAACTTCCGATGTAAGCCAACCTTTAGAGAGGGGGGGTCTCGGTGCCTCAGAGAT CAGAACATACTGAGACATCACTGGgtccacagaagaagacaggAGGGGAAATGCAGACAGTGTGGAAAG AGTTTTCAGCAGAAGTTTTTCCACAGTAAAGAAATCATTGCCATCAGTTGTTCCTGGTGTAAACAGGCT TTCCACAACAAGGTGACGTGTTTCATGCTGCACCAAATTGAGGAGCCGTGTTCACTGGGGGCCCACGCTGGAGTCATAGTCCCTCCCTCCTGGATCATCAAA AGCTCGCTTAAGAACTCTGCCAGGAGAAAAAAGCGGACATCTTTCAAACGAAGGGCAAGCAAAAAGGGACTAGAT GAGTCCAAGTGGCGTCCGTTCATGTTGAAGCCTCTCCCATCTCCTCTCATGAAGCCCATCTTGGTTTTTGTAAATCCCAAGAGTGGGGGCAACCAG GGTGCCAAGGTCTTACAGATGTTCATGTGGATTCTGAACCCTCGACAAGTCTTTGACCTGTCACAAGGCGGCCTGCGAGAGGC GTTGGAATTGTATCGTAAGGTGCCAAATCTGAGGATCCTGGCCTGTGGAGGGGACGGCACG GTGGGGTGGATCCTGTCCACTCTAGATGAGCTGCAGATGAACCCCCAGCCTCCGGTCGCTGTGCTTCCTTTAGGAACGGGAAATGACCTTGCCAGGACGCTCAACTGGGGTGGG GGTTACACAGACGAGCCAGTGTCCAAGGTTCTGTGTCATGTGGAGGACGGTTCTGTTGTGCAGCTGGACCGGTGGAACCTGCTGGTAGAGAAGAGTTCGGCCCAGCCAGAGGAGGGCACGCAGAAG CTGCCTCTGAACGTGTTCAACAACTACTTCAGCCTCGGCTTCGACGCTCACGTCACCCTGGAGTTCCACGAGTCAAGAG AGGCCAACCCAGAAAAGTTCAACAGTCGTTTCCGCAACAAGATGTTCTATGCAGGA gCTGCATTCTCAGATTTCCTCCAGAGGAGCTCCAGGGACTTATCCAAGCACGTCAGAGTGGTG TGTGATGGAACTGATCTGACACCCAAGATCCAAGAGCTTAAATTCCAGTGCATTGTGTTTCTCAACATTCCCag GTACTGTGCCGGCACCATGCCGTGGGGAAACACGGGCGACCACCGGGACTTCGAGCCGCAGCGGCACGACGACGGCTGCATCGAGGTCATCGGCTTCACCATGGCCTCGCTG GCGGCGCTACAGGTCGGCGGGCACGGAGAGCGACTCCACCAGTGCAGGGAAGTGGTTCTCACAACCTTCAAGACTGTACCTGTGCAG GTGGACGGCGAGCCCTGTCGACTGGCGCCCTCCACTCTCCGCATCTCCCTTCGAAATCAGGCCAACATGGTCCAGAAGAGCAAGAGACGCACCTCAGTGCCCCTGCTCAACGA TATTCAGAAGGTGTGTGCAGCTGATCTGCGCCGCCTCTCTGCTCCCCCCGACTCCTTCTCTGT TCCTCATGCAGTTCCCGATCGCCTGCGTCTTCGGGTGAATCGGATCAGCCTCCAGGAGTACGACAGGCTGCAGTACGACAAAGAGCGGCTACGTGACATCT CCATCCCTGTAGGTATTGTGGTGGTGAGAGGAGACTGTGACCTGGAGACGTGCAGACTCTATATCGATAGACTTCAGGAG GACTTACACCAGGCGCCACCTACTGGCCACAGAGTGCACTATCAG GATGAAAATAGAGGCATCCCCAGGACCAGTTCATCCAGCAGACTCTCCCCCAACTGGAGCTTCTTAGATT ccacATCAGCTGATCGATTTTATCGCATTGACAAAGCTCAA gagcACCTTCACTTTGTAACAGAGATTTGTCAAGACGAGTTGTTTATCCTGGATCACGAGGTACCTGTGGCGAGCCAGGGACCGTCCACGGGCATGCCCGACCTTGTGGTGGAACCCACTGCTGG GGTTCCCTTGACTTCTGATGAGCAAG cagaagACAGTTGGACAGTTATCTCACGTACCTGCGTTTTTCCAGCTCTGCTGACAGCTGCCAGATCTGGAGACGTTTCCATG CTCTCGGAGTGCGTCCGTCAAGGCGTCAGCTTGGTGGTTCGAGACTCAGGAGGCTGCTCAGCGTTACACATAGCGGCGCAGAACGGACACACAGACGTGGTCAGCTTCATTCTGCAACAGG GTTCCAAGGTTCTTCTGGAtctcacagacagagagaa AGGGGACACCGCCTTGCACAAAGCGGCCTCAGAGAAGCAGCATGCAGTGTGTCGATTGCTCGTGGAGGCGGGAGCGTCGCTCGAGAAGACCAACTTCCAG GGAAAGACACCGGCGGACCAAGCGGACGGGGACTCTGAGCTCGCCACCTACCTGAGCGCCCACCCAACGTCTTCTGCCCCCCGCGAGGACCTGGAGACGGCCGTCTGA
- the dgki gene encoding diacylglycerol kinase iota isoform X7, translating to MDPQAKDRTGAETGGFGGRLASLGADGGDSESGAGSEDAAVGCCSDTFSSLPDMEQDTLEEKLRGLAFRKQTSYRKAISRSGLQHLGPPQPSLPPASNGPNKDLRTGVDWTENAVNGDHVWMETSCSGELCYLGEDACLLKTAKSAPRRKCAACKIVVHTGCIEQLEKINFRCKPTFREGGSRCLRDQNILRHHWVHRRRQEGKCRQCGKSFQQKFFHSKEIIAISCSWCKQAFHNKVTCFMLHQIEEPCSLGAHAGVIVPPSWIIKVRKPQSSLKNSARRKKRTSFKRRASKKGLDESKWRPFMLKPLPSPLMKPILVFVNPKSGGNQGAKVLQMFMWILNPRQVFDLSQGGLREALELYRKVPNLRILACGGDGTVGWILSTLDELQMNPQPPVAVLPLGTGNDLARTLNWGGGYTDEPVSKVLCHVEDGSVVQLDRWNLLVEKSSAQPEEGTQKLPLNVFNNYFSLGFDAHVTLEFHESREANPEKFNSRFRNKMFYAGAAFSDFLQRSSRDLSKHVRVVCDGTDLTPKIQELKFQCIVFLNIPRYCAGTMPWGNTGDHRDFEPQRHDDGCIEVIGFTMASLAALQVGGHGERLHQCREVVLTTFKTVPVQVDGEPCRLAPSTLRISLRNQANMVQKSKRRTSVPLLNDIQKVCAADLRRLSAPPDSFSVPHAVPDRLRLRVNRISLQEYDRLQYDKERLRDISIPVGIVVVRGDCDLETCRLYIDRLQEDENRGIPRTSSSSRLSPNWSFLDSTSADRFYRIDKAQEHLHFVTEICQDELFILDHEVPVASQGPSTGMPDLVVEPTAGVPLTSDEQAEDSWTVISRTCVFPALLTAARSGDVSMLSECVRQGVSLVVRDSGGCSALHIAAQNGHTDVVSFILQQGSKVLLDLTDREKGDTALHKAASEKQHAVCRLLVEAGASLEKTNFQGKTPADQADGDSELATYLSAHPTSSAPREDLETAV from the exons GAAAGCGATCTCCCGTTCAGGCCTCCAGCACCTCGGACCTCCCCAGCCCTCCCTGCCACCTGCGTCCAACGGCCCCAACAAAGATCTGCGCACCGGCGTGGACTGGACG GAGAACGCTGTGAATGGGGATCATGTATGGATGGAGACGAGCTGCTCGGGAGAGCTCTGTTATCTCGGAGAGGACGCCTGCCTGCTGAAGACCGCA AAGTCGGCCCCCAGGAGGAAATGTGCAGCCTGTAAGATCGTTGTACACACCGGCTGCATAGAGCAACTAGAAAAG ATTAACTTCCGATGTAAGCCAACCTTTAGAGAGGGGGGGTCTCGGTGCCTCAGAGAT CAGAACATACTGAGACATCACTGGgtccacagaagaagacaggAGGGGAAATGCAGACAGTGTGGAAAG AGTTTTCAGCAGAAGTTTTTCCACAGTAAAGAAATCATTGCCATCAGTTGTTCCTGGTGTAAACAGGCT TTCCACAACAAGGTGACGTGTTTCATGCTGCACCAAATTGAGGAGCCGTGTTCACTGGGGGCCCACGCTGGAGTCATAGTCCCTCCCTCCTGGATCATCAAAGTCAGGAAACCACAG AGCTCGCTTAAGAACTCTGCCAGGAGAAAAAAGCGGACATCTTTCAAACGAAGGGCAAGCAAAAAGGGACTAGAT GAGTCCAAGTGGCGTCCGTTCATGTTGAAGCCTCTCCCATCTCCTCTCATGAAGCCCATCTTGGTTTTTGTAAATCCCAAGAGTGGGGGCAACCAG GGTGCCAAGGTCTTACAGATGTTCATGTGGATTCTGAACCCTCGACAAGTCTTTGACCTGTCACAAGGCGGCCTGCGAGAGGC GTTGGAATTGTATCGTAAGGTGCCAAATCTGAGGATCCTGGCCTGTGGAGGGGACGGCACG GTGGGGTGGATCCTGTCCACTCTAGATGAGCTGCAGATGAACCCCCAGCCTCCGGTCGCTGTGCTTCCTTTAGGAACGGGAAATGACCTTGCCAGGACGCTCAACTGGGGTGGG GGTTACACAGACGAGCCAGTGTCCAAGGTTCTGTGTCATGTGGAGGACGGTTCTGTTGTGCAGCTGGACCGGTGGAACCTGCTGGTAGAGAAGAGTTCGGCCCAGCCAGAGGAGGGCACGCAGAAG CTGCCTCTGAACGTGTTCAACAACTACTTCAGCCTCGGCTTCGACGCTCACGTCACCCTGGAGTTCCACGAGTCAAGAG AGGCCAACCCAGAAAAGTTCAACAGTCGTTTCCGCAACAAGATGTTCTATGCAGGA gCTGCATTCTCAGATTTCCTCCAGAGGAGCTCCAGGGACTTATCCAAGCACGTCAGAGTGGTG TGTGATGGAACTGATCTGACACCCAAGATCCAAGAGCTTAAATTCCAGTGCATTGTGTTTCTCAACATTCCCag GTACTGTGCCGGCACCATGCCGTGGGGAAACACGGGCGACCACCGGGACTTCGAGCCGCAGCGGCACGACGACGGCTGCATCGAGGTCATCGGCTTCACCATGGCCTCGCTG GCGGCGCTACAGGTCGGCGGGCACGGAGAGCGACTCCACCAGTGCAGGGAAGTGGTTCTCACAACCTTCAAGACTGTACCTGTGCAG GTGGACGGCGAGCCCTGTCGACTGGCGCCCTCCACTCTCCGCATCTCCCTTCGAAATCAGGCCAACATGGTCCAGAAGAGCAAGAGACGCACCTCAGTGCCCCTGCTCAACGA TATTCAGAAGGTGTGTGCAGCTGATCTGCGCCGCCTCTCTGCTCCCCCCGACTCCTTCTCTGT TCCTCATGCAGTTCCCGATCGCCTGCGTCTTCGGGTGAATCGGATCAGCCTCCAGGAGTACGACAGGCTGCAGTACGACAAAGAGCGGCTACGTGACATCT CCATCCCTGTAGGTATTGTGGTGGTGAGAGGAGACTGTGACCTGGAGACGTGCAGACTCTATATCGATAGACTTCAGGAG GATGAAAATAGAGGCATCCCCAGGACCAGTTCATCCAGCAGACTCTCCCCCAACTGGAGCTTCTTAGATT ccacATCAGCTGATCGATTTTATCGCATTGACAAAGCTCAA gagcACCTTCACTTTGTAACAGAGATTTGTCAAGACGAGTTGTTTATCCTGGATCACGAGGTACCTGTGGCGAGCCAGGGACCGTCCACGGGCATGCCCGACCTTGTGGTGGAACCCACTGCTGG GGTTCCCTTGACTTCTGATGAGCAAG cagaagACAGTTGGACAGTTATCTCACGTACCTGCGTTTTTCCAGCTCTGCTGACAGCTGCCAGATCTGGAGACGTTTCCATG CTCTCGGAGTGCGTCCGTCAAGGCGTCAGCTTGGTGGTTCGAGACTCAGGAGGCTGCTCAGCGTTACACATAGCGGCGCAGAACGGACACACAGACGTGGTCAGCTTCATTCTGCAACAGG GTTCCAAGGTTCTTCTGGAtctcacagacagagagaa AGGGGACACCGCCTTGCACAAAGCGGCCTCAGAGAAGCAGCATGCAGTGTGTCGATTGCTCGTGGAGGCGGGAGCGTCGCTCGAGAAGACCAACTTCCAG GGAAAGACACCGGCGGACCAAGCGGACGGGGACTCTGAGCTCGCCACCTACCTGAGCGCCCACCCAACGTCTTCTGCCCCCCGCGAGGACCTGGAGACGGCCGTCTGA
- the dgki gene encoding diacylglycerol kinase iota isoform X1 encodes MDPQAKDRTGAETGGFGGRLASLGADGGDSESGAGSEDAAVGCCSDTFSSLPDMEQDTLEEKLRGLAFRKQTSYRKAISRSGLQHLGPPQPSLPPASNGPNKDLRTGVDWTENAVNGDHVWMETSCSGELCYLGEDACLLKTAKSAPRRKCAACKIVVHTGCIEQLEKINFRCKPTFREGGSRCLRDNILRHHWVHRRRQEGKCRQCGKSFQQKFFHSKEIIAISCSWCKQAFHNKVTCFMLHQIEEPCSLGAHAGVIVPPSWIIKVRKPQSSLKNSARRKKRTSFKRRASKKGLDESKWRPFMLKPLPSPLMKPILVFVNPKSGGNQGAKVLQMFMWILNPRQVFDLSQGGLREALELYRKVPNLRILACGGDGTVGWILSTLDELQMNPQPPVAVLPLGTGNDLARTLNWGGGYTDEPVSKVLCHVEDGSVVQLDRWNLLVEKSSAQPEEGTQKLPLNVFNNYFSLGFDAHVTLEFHESREANPEKFNSRFRNKMFYAGAAFSDFLQRSSRDLSKHVRVVCDGTDLTPKIQELKFQCIVFLNIPRYCAGTMPWGNTGDHRDFEPQRHDDGCIEVIGFTMASLAALQVGGHGERLHQCREVVLTTFKTVPVQVDGEPCRLAPSTLRISLRNQANMVQKSKRRTSVPLLNDIQKVCAADLRRLSAPPDSFSVPHAVPDRLRLRVNRISLQEYDRLQYDKERLRDISIPVGIVVVRGDCDLETCRLYIDRLQEDLHQAPPTGHRVHYQDENRGIPRTSSSSRLSPNWSFLDSTSADRFYRIDKAQEHLHFVTEICQDELFILDHEVPVASQGPSTGMPDLVVEPTAGVPLTSDEQAEDSWTVISRTCVFPALLTAARSGDVSMLSECVRQGVSLVVRDSGGCSALHIAAQNGHTDVVSFILQQGSKVLLDLTDREKGDTALHKAASEKQHAVCRLLVEAGASLEKTNFQGKTPADQADGDSELATYLSAHPTSSAPREDLETAV; translated from the exons GAAAGCGATCTCCCGTTCAGGCCTCCAGCACCTCGGACCTCCCCAGCCCTCCCTGCCACCTGCGTCCAACGGCCCCAACAAAGATCTGCGCACCGGCGTGGACTGGACG GAGAACGCTGTGAATGGGGATCATGTATGGATGGAGACGAGCTGCTCGGGAGAGCTCTGTTATCTCGGAGAGGACGCCTGCCTGCTGAAGACCGCA AAGTCGGCCCCCAGGAGGAAATGTGCAGCCTGTAAGATCGTTGTACACACCGGCTGCATAGAGCAACTAGAAAAG ATTAACTTCCGATGTAAGCCAACCTTTAGAGAGGGGGGGTCTCGGTGCCTCAGAGAT AACATACTGAGACATCACTGGgtccacagaagaagacaggAGGGGAAATGCAGACAGTGTGGAAAG AGTTTTCAGCAGAAGTTTTTCCACAGTAAAGAAATCATTGCCATCAGTTGTTCCTGGTGTAAACAGGCT TTCCACAACAAGGTGACGTGTTTCATGCTGCACCAAATTGAGGAGCCGTGTTCACTGGGGGCCCACGCTGGAGTCATAGTCCCTCCCTCCTGGATCATCAAAGTCAGGAAACCACAG AGCTCGCTTAAGAACTCTGCCAGGAGAAAAAAGCGGACATCTTTCAAACGAAGGGCAAGCAAAAAGGGACTAGAT GAGTCCAAGTGGCGTCCGTTCATGTTGAAGCCTCTCCCATCTCCTCTCATGAAGCCCATCTTGGTTTTTGTAAATCCCAAGAGTGGGGGCAACCAG GGTGCCAAGGTCTTACAGATGTTCATGTGGATTCTGAACCCTCGACAAGTCTTTGACCTGTCACAAGGCGGCCTGCGAGAGGC GTTGGAATTGTATCGTAAGGTGCCAAATCTGAGGATCCTGGCCTGTGGAGGGGACGGCACG GTGGGGTGGATCCTGTCCACTCTAGATGAGCTGCAGATGAACCCCCAGCCTCCGGTCGCTGTGCTTCCTTTAGGAACGGGAAATGACCTTGCCAGGACGCTCAACTGGGGTGGG GGTTACACAGACGAGCCAGTGTCCAAGGTTCTGTGTCATGTGGAGGACGGTTCTGTTGTGCAGCTGGACCGGTGGAACCTGCTGGTAGAGAAGAGTTCGGCCCAGCCAGAGGAGGGCACGCAGAAG CTGCCTCTGAACGTGTTCAACAACTACTTCAGCCTCGGCTTCGACGCTCACGTCACCCTGGAGTTCCACGAGTCAAGAG AGGCCAACCCAGAAAAGTTCAACAGTCGTTTCCGCAACAAGATGTTCTATGCAGGA gCTGCATTCTCAGATTTCCTCCAGAGGAGCTCCAGGGACTTATCCAAGCACGTCAGAGTGGTG TGTGATGGAACTGATCTGACACCCAAGATCCAAGAGCTTAAATTCCAGTGCATTGTGTTTCTCAACATTCCCag GTACTGTGCCGGCACCATGCCGTGGGGAAACACGGGCGACCACCGGGACTTCGAGCCGCAGCGGCACGACGACGGCTGCATCGAGGTCATCGGCTTCACCATGGCCTCGCTG GCGGCGCTACAGGTCGGCGGGCACGGAGAGCGACTCCACCAGTGCAGGGAAGTGGTTCTCACAACCTTCAAGACTGTACCTGTGCAG GTGGACGGCGAGCCCTGTCGACTGGCGCCCTCCACTCTCCGCATCTCCCTTCGAAATCAGGCCAACATGGTCCAGAAGAGCAAGAGACGCACCTCAGTGCCCCTGCTCAACGA TATTCAGAAGGTGTGTGCAGCTGATCTGCGCCGCCTCTCTGCTCCCCCCGACTCCTTCTCTGT TCCTCATGCAGTTCCCGATCGCCTGCGTCTTCGGGTGAATCGGATCAGCCTCCAGGAGTACGACAGGCTGCAGTACGACAAAGAGCGGCTACGTGACATCT CCATCCCTGTAGGTATTGTGGTGGTGAGAGGAGACTGTGACCTGGAGACGTGCAGACTCTATATCGATAGACTTCAGGAG GACTTACACCAGGCGCCACCTACTGGCCACAGAGTGCACTATCAG GATGAAAATAGAGGCATCCCCAGGACCAGTTCATCCAGCAGACTCTCCCCCAACTGGAGCTTCTTAGATT ccacATCAGCTGATCGATTTTATCGCATTGACAAAGCTCAA gagcACCTTCACTTTGTAACAGAGATTTGTCAAGACGAGTTGTTTATCCTGGATCACGAGGTACCTGTGGCGAGCCAGGGACCGTCCACGGGCATGCCCGACCTTGTGGTGGAACCCACTGCTGG GGTTCCCTTGACTTCTGATGAGCAAG cagaagACAGTTGGACAGTTATCTCACGTACCTGCGTTTTTCCAGCTCTGCTGACAGCTGCCAGATCTGGAGACGTTTCCATG CTCTCGGAGTGCGTCCGTCAAGGCGTCAGCTTGGTGGTTCGAGACTCAGGAGGCTGCTCAGCGTTACACATAGCGGCGCAGAACGGACACACAGACGTGGTCAGCTTCATTCTGCAACAGG GTTCCAAGGTTCTTCTGGAtctcacagacagagagaa AGGGGACACCGCCTTGCACAAAGCGGCCTCAGAGAAGCAGCATGCAGTGTGTCGATTGCTCGTGGAGGCGGGAGCGTCGCTCGAGAAGACCAACTTCCAG GGAAAGACACCGGCGGACCAAGCGGACGGGGACTCTGAGCTCGCCACCTACCTGAGCGCCCACCCAACGTCTTCTGCCCCCCGCGAGGACCTGGAGACGGCCGTCTGA